From the Saccharomonospora marina XMU15 genome, the window CTCGTCAAGCACTTCCCCGTCCGCGGTGGCGGGCTGTTGCGCCGCAGGATCGGAGACGTGCACGCGGTGTGCGGGGTCTCCTTCGACATCTATCCGAACGAGACACTCGGCCTCGTCGGCGAGTCCGGCTGCGGGAAATCCACCACCGCGCGGGTGGTGCTGAACCTGCAGCCCGCCACCTCCGGAGAGGTGCTGTTCCAGGGTAGGCGGCTCAACGACCTGCCGAACAAGGAAATGCGGCGGCTGCGGCGCAGCCTGCAGATCGTGTTCCAGGACCCCTACGCGTCGCTGGACCCGCGTATTCCCGTGAACGAGATCGTGGCCGAGCCGCTTCGGATTCACGGTCTCTACGGCGACAGCGGCAAGGAACGGGTGCGCGAACTGCTGAACATCGTGGGACTGCGGCCTGAACACGGCAACCGTTTCCCGCACGAGTTCTCCGGCGGTCAGCGGCAGCGGATCGGCATAGCCAGGGCGCTGGCGCTGGAGCCGAAGGTGCTCGTGCTCGACGAGCCGGTGTCCGCATTGGACGTTTCGATCCAGGCGGGCGTGTTGAACCTGCTGCAGG encodes:
- a CDS encoding ABC transporter ATP-binding protein: MTETSLAAAPIDTGNEPVLSARDLVKHFPVRGGGLLRRRIGDVHAVCGVSFDIYPNETLGLVGESGCGKSTTARVVLNLQPATSGEVLFQGRRLNDLPNKEMRRLRRSLQIVFQDPYASLDPRIPVNEIVAEPLRIHGLYGDSGKERVRELLNIVGLRPEHGNRFPHEFSGGQRQRIGIARALALEPKVLVLDEPVSALDVSIQAGVLNLLQDLQSQLDLSYLFVSHDLSVVRHIADRIAVMYLGKIVELAPAEQLFQSPAHPYTQALISAIPVPDPRKERSRQRIVITGDVPNPVNPPTGCRFRTRCPKFANTLSESQRSLCVDTEPELIDHGQGHPSACHYAESAQLL